A region from the Priestia filamentosa genome encodes:
- a CDS encoding alpha/beta fold hydrolase codes for MKKGIKYSLITVFVLLLIGLGSFFVWSQLTYEPSKELTTLVNVENIQHEDDAVILQPKKSNGKGIILYPGAKVEPEAYSYYGKKLAEDGYFVAIPHVLLNFSIFDQNRAEDIIEKYDDIEEWYIGGHSLGGVSAASYAYKHSKEINGVIFLGSYPNESNDFSEKELPMLSLYGELDGLSTKKKIAQTHHLLSKGAVVREIKGGNHAQFGLYGKQKGDNKATITPKQQQDEMVRVTKEWLQKVSLKDD; via the coding sequence ATGAAAAAAGGAATCAAATACAGCCTTATTACGGTTTTTGTTTTGCTTCTTATTGGACTAGGAAGCTTTTTTGTTTGGTCACAACTTACATATGAGCCATCAAAAGAGTTGACAACTCTTGTTAATGTTGAAAATATACAGCACGAAGACGATGCTGTTATTCTTCAACCTAAAAAAAGCAATGGAAAAGGAATTATTCTTTACCCTGGAGCAAAAGTAGAGCCAGAGGCATACAGCTACTATGGAAAAAAACTAGCTGAAGATGGCTATTTTGTGGCTATTCCACATGTTTTATTGAATTTTTCTATTTTTGATCAAAATAGAGCAGAGGATATTATTGAAAAATACGATGACATTGAAGAGTGGTATATTGGGGGGCATTCTCTTGGAGGTGTTAGTGCCGCTTCTTATGCCTATAAACATTCAAAAGAGATAAACGGCGTTATTTTCCTCGGGTCTTATCCAAATGAAAGTAATGATTTTTCGGAAAAAGAACTTCCAATGCTGTCTCTCTACGGAGAGCTTGATGGTTTATCAACTAAAAAGAAAATAGCACAAACTCATCATCTCTTATCTAAAGGTGCAGTTGTGCGTGAAATTAAGGGTGGAAATCATGCTCAGTTTGGGTTATATGGAAAACAAAAAGGAGATAACAAAGCGACAATCACGCCTAAACAACAGCAAGATGAAATGGTTCGCGTGACAAAAGAATGGCTTCAAAAGGTGAGTTTAAAAGATGATTAG
- a CDS encoding YxiJ family protein, whose amino-acid sequence MPTIENIVIYERLKEINEELYDPFPYEETKSIKKDFKECLTSEACFNADLNTYMMNIVGSVNYVLRGKGTKIPERQMNALSLTFFEAFPQYSFLENKMNQYPLFYREYARNEEARILILRYVENEGVLSQ is encoded by the coding sequence GTGCCTACAATCGAAAACATAGTGATTTATGAAAGGCTGAAAGAAATAAATGAGGAACTATACGATCCTTTTCCTTATGAAGAAACAAAGAGTATTAAGAAAGATTTTAAAGAGTGTTTAACGTCTGAAGCTTGTTTTAATGCTGATCTTAATACATACATGATGAACATTGTAGGAAGCGTTAATTACGTTTTGCGCGGAAAAGGAACGAAAATTCCTGAGCGACAGATGAATGCTCTTAGTCTCACTTTCTTTGAAGCTTTTCCTCAATATTCTTTTTTAGAAAACAAGATGAACCAGTATCCGCTTTTTTATCGGGAGTATGCTAGAAATGAAGAAGCCCGAATACTTATTTTACGCTATGTAGAGAACGAAGGGGTTTTAAGTCAATAA
- a CDS encoding DUF819 domain-containing protein: MINAIVQSDDTWMLWGILAVWASISIFLEQKYKWASVISGAVIALLGALILSNLNIIPSASPVYDAVWTYLVPLAIPLLLFNINMRELFQESKKLILTFLICATGTVIGSSIGFFLLKDYIPELAKLSAAIAASYIGGGVNFAAVTARFEPSSEMVSATVVADNMVMAAMFALFMLIPSLLFFKNRFNTPHIDELERGRVNKEETLAAEYWRRKEISLKDVAASIGTSFFLVVLSFKLADFFDRVIPGDENTSGIVVFLNGVLGEKYLLLSTLTFLFIYLFPHYFNKIKSGQELGTYLIYIFFVVIGAPASIPLIIEKAPLLILFVSIVGLFNLGIGLLFGKLFKLDLEHIVLASNATVGGPTTASAMAIAKGWRNLVGPILVVGTLGYIIGNYIGFLLGHWFLTF; the protein is encoded by the coding sequence ATGATAAATGCAATTGTTCAGTCTGACGATACGTGGATGCTTTGGGGAATATTGGCTGTTTGGGCCTCGATTAGTATTTTTCTTGAACAGAAATATAAGTGGGCCTCAGTCATATCAGGAGCCGTAATTGCCCTACTTGGTGCTCTCATTCTTTCCAACCTTAACATTATTCCATCAGCATCTCCTGTGTATGATGCTGTATGGACATACCTTGTTCCACTCGCAATCCCCCTTCTACTTTTTAACATTAATATGAGAGAACTTTTTCAAGAAAGTAAAAAGCTTATTTTAACTTTCTTGATTTGTGCTACTGGTACTGTTATCGGAAGCTCAATTGGTTTCTTTCTTTTAAAAGATTATATTCCAGAGCTTGCCAAACTCTCTGCTGCTATTGCTGCTTCTTATATTGGAGGCGGTGTTAACTTTGCGGCTGTAACAGCCCGGTTCGAACCTTCTAGTGAAATGGTATCAGCAACCGTTGTAGCAGATAATATGGTGATGGCTGCTATGTTTGCTCTTTTTATGCTCATTCCATCTCTTTTGTTTTTTAAAAATCGATTCAACACTCCGCATATCGATGAGCTTGAACGTGGAAGAGTAAATAAAGAAGAAACGCTCGCAGCTGAGTATTGGCGTAGAAAGGAAATTTCCTTAAAAGATGTCGCCGCCTCTATTGGCACTTCTTTTTTCTTAGTTGTTCTTTCATTTAAACTAGCCGATTTTTTTGACCGTGTCATTCCTGGTGATGAAAATACTTCAGGGATTGTAGTTTTTTTGAATGGTGTGTTAGGAGAAAAATATTTGCTTCTTTCAACGCTTACATTTCTTTTTATCTACCTTTTTCCACACTACTTTAACAAAATAAAAAGCGGACAGGAACTTGGCACATACCTTATCTATATTTTCTTTGTCGTGATTGGCGCACCTGCCTCTATTCCTTTAATTATTGAAAAAGCCCCGTTATTAATTTTATTCGTTTCAATTGTTGGTTTATTTAACTTAGGAATAGGACTTCTATTTGGAAAACTATTCAAGCTTGACCTTGAACACATTGTTCTAGCAAGCAATGCAACAGTAGGAGGTCCAACAACAGCAAGTGCAATGGCGATTGCAAAAGGGTGGAGAAATTTAGTAGGACCTATTTTAGTTGTTGGCACATTAGGGTATATTATTGGAAACTATATTGGATTTCTACTTGGTCACTGGTTTTTAACATTTTAA
- a CDS encoding DUF421 domain-containing protein produces MDEYFHLLLRTPFMFVVILIFFRLTGKKDLGDVSVLDVGITLMIADLAVLTIENPESSIFKGLLPIILLIIIQFILSKVTLKSQKARAIMDGRPSLVIEHGKCNQKVMRDLGYTLDDLYLQLRSKDIADISKVSFALLEPTGHLSVFQHKDDFSLPLILDGNIQRQHLHLINKDEKWLKEELTKLGNEKIQDIFICSYTNEEFYIELLDNKAAIE; encoded by the coding sequence ATGGACGAATATTTTCATCTGCTTTTACGCACACCATTTATGTTTGTTGTCATCCTAATCTTTTTTCGCTTAACAGGAAAAAAAGACCTCGGAGACGTTAGTGTTTTAGATGTTGGTATTACCCTTATGATTGCAGACTTAGCTGTATTAACTATCGAAAATCCTGAAAGCTCCATTTTCAAAGGGCTTCTTCCTATTATTTTACTAATTATTATTCAGTTTATCCTTTCTAAAGTAACGCTTAAAAGTCAAAAAGCTCGAGCCATAATGGATGGGCGTCCTTCACTTGTTATTGAACATGGAAAATGTAATCAAAAGGTGATGCGTGACCTCGGCTATACGTTAGATGATTTATATCTTCAACTTCGCAGCAAAGATATTGCAGACATCTCAAAAGTAAGCTTTGCTCTTTTAGAACCAACGGGGCATTTATCGGTTTTTCAGCATAAAGATGATTTTTCACTTCCGCTTATTTTAGATGGAAATATTCAAAGACAACATCTTCATCTGATTAATAAAGATGAAAAATGGTTAAAAGAAGAGTTAACAAAACTAGGAAACGAGAAAATTCAAGATATTTTCATTTGTAGTTATACAAATGAAGAATTTTATATTGAATTACTTGATAATAAAGCAGCAATAGAGTAA
- the psiE gene encoding phosphate-starvation-inducible protein PsiE — MKGNHDNYASIFFQRILNTMIFFLGIILSLFLVKKTIFLIQSLALHDDKTSYYSLVEGILVYFLYFEFLSLVVKYFQNNNHFPLRYFIYIAVTAIVRLIIVNHEEPMTTFVYTLAILTLIISLLLTNLRFVRDD, encoded by the coding sequence GTGAAAGGAAATCATGATAACTATGCTTCTATTTTCTTTCAACGTATTTTAAATACAATGATCTTCTTTTTAGGCATTATTCTTTCTTTGTTTCTTGTTAAAAAAACCATTTTTCTGATTCAAAGTCTTGCGCTACACGATGACAAAACATCTTACTACTCTCTTGTTGAGGGCATTCTCGTTTATTTCCTTTACTTTGAATTTTTAAGTCTTGTTGTGAAATACTTTCAAAACAACAATCATTTTCCCCTTCGTTATTTTATTTATATTGCAGTTACAGCCATTGTTCGATTGATTATCGTTAATCATGAAGAACCAATGACAACTTTCGTCTATACGCTAGCCATTTTAACTCTTATCATTTCTCTTCTTCTTACTAATCTGCGCTTTGTTCGTGATGACTAG